In Anoplopoma fimbria isolate UVic2021 breed Golden Eagle Sablefish chromosome 12, Afim_UVic_2022, whole genome shotgun sequence, one DNA window encodes the following:
- the LOC129099723 gene encoding tubulin alpha chain-like — MPSDKAIGGGDDSFNTFFSETGAGKHVPRAVFVDLEPTVIDEVRTGIYRQLFHPEQLITGKEDAANNYARGHYTIGKEIIDIVLDRVRKLSDQCTGLQGFLVFHSFGGGTGSGFTSLLMERLSVDYGKKSKLEFSIYPAPQVSTAVVEPYNSILTTHTTLEHSDCAFMVDNEAIYDICRRNLDIERPTYTNLNRLISQIVSSITASLRFDGALNVDLTEFQTNLVPYPRIHFPLATYAPVISAEKAYHEQLSVSEITNACFEPANQMVKCDPRHGKYMACCLLYRGDVVPKDVNAAIATIKTKRSIQFVDWCPTGFKVGINYQPPTVVPGGDLAKVQRAVCMLSNTTAIAEAWARLDHKFDLMYAKRAFVHWYVGEGMEEGEFSEAREDMAALEKDYEEVGVDSIEGEGEEEGEEY; from the exons ATGCCCAGTGACAAAGCCATCGGAGGAGGAGACGACTCCTTCAACACCTTCTTCAGTGAGACCGGAGCTGGAAAACACGTCCCCAGAGCAGTTTTTGTGGATCTGGAGCCCACTGTCATCG ATGAGGTGCGCACTGGTATCTACCGCCAATTGTTCCACCCTGAGCAGCTGATCACTGGCAAGGAGGATGCTGCAAACAACTACGCCCGCGGACACTACACCATCGGCAAAGAGATCATTGACATTGTTCTGGACAGGGTCCGCAAGCTG TCTGACCAGTGCACCGGCCTTCAGGGCTTCCTGGTTTTCCACAGCTTCGGCGGTGGCACCGGCTCTGGTTTCACCTCTCTGCTGATGGAGCGTCTGTCTGTCGACTACGGCAAGAAGTCCAAGCTGGAATTCTCCATCTACCCAGCTCCCCAGGTGTCCACTGCAGTGGTGGAGCCCTACAACTCCATCCTGACCACCCACACCACCCTGGAGCACTCTGACTGTGCCTTCATGGTAGATAACGAGGCCATCTACGATATCTGCCGTAGGAACCTCGATATCGAGCGCCCCACTTACACCAACCTGAACAGGTTGATCAGTCAGATCGTGTCCTCCATCACTGCTTCCCTTCGTTTCGATGGCGCCCTCAATGTTGATCTGACAGAGTTCCAGACCAACTTGGTGCCATATCCCCGTATCCACTTCCCTCTGGCCACCTATGCCCCCGTCATCTCTGCTGAGAAGGCTTACCATGAGCAGCTCTCAGTGTCAGAAATCACCAACGCCTGCTTTgaaccagccaatcagatggTGAAATGCGACCCTCGCCACGGCAAATACATGGCTTGCTGCCTGCTGTATCGTGGTGATGTGGTGCCCAAAGATGTGAATGCTGCAATTGCCACCATCAAAACCAAGCGCTCCATCCAGTTTGTGGACTGGTGCCCCACTGGTTTCAAGGTTGGCATCAACTACCAGCCGCCCACTGTGGTTCCTGGTGGAGACCTGGCCAAGGTCCAGAGGGCTGTGTGCATGCTGAGCAACACCACTGCTATTGCAGAGGCCTGGGCTCGGCTTGACCACAAGTTTGATCTGATGTACGCTAAACGTGCCTTTGTTCACTGGTATGTGGGTGAGGgtatggaggagggagagttcTCTGAGGCCAGAGAGGACATGGCAGCTCTGGAGAAGGATTATGAGGAGGTTGGAGTCGACTCTAttgagggtgagggagaggaggagggagaggaataTTAA
- the pink1 gene encoding serine/threonine-protein kinase PINK1, mitochondrial — protein sequence MSVRHAISRGLELSRSVFQLGLLKSCGRFAAKLRGERFRAGPSARTVQPQAFLPSRYRYYRTSLKGLAAQLQSAGVRRFGSGSPRNRAVFLAFGLGVGLIEQQLEDDRNSAATCDEIQAVFRKKRFQSPFKPFTSGYKLEDYIIGNQIGKGSNAAVYEAAARFAPQKESNSKCSLVQLGEDEEEEEGETARSLTCCSLFPMAIKMMWNFGTGSSSEAILKSMSQELVPAGPLALKQEKEEITLDGHFGVLSKRVPAHPNVIRVDRAFTADVPLLPGAQEEYPDMLPARLNPSGLGNNRTLFLVMKNYPLTLRQYLEVSTPGRRQGSLMVLQLLEGVDHLCRQGVAHRDLKSDNVLLEFDSDGCPRLVITDFGCCLAQSDANLQLPFNSMWVNRGGNASLMAPEVATAVPGCGVVIDYSKADAWAVGAISYEIFGQHNPFYRAVGLESRSYQEEQLPPLPSSVPADMQLVIQFLLRRSPSKRPSARVAANMLHLSLWGRKALANQDSVGMRKLADWLLCQSAVVLLKGCSGPNGNLVEAELQRSFLSNLDLEDLRTAVGFLLYGREQACILSA from the exons ATGTCTGTGAGACACGCTATAAGCCGGGGGCTGGAGCTGAGCCGGTCGGTCTTCCAGCTGGGTCTCCTTAAGTCGTGTGGCCGGTTCGCAGCGAAGCTCCGAGGTGAGCGTTTCCGTGCGGGACCGTCGGCCCGCACCGTTCAGCCTCAGGCTTTCCTGCCGTCCCGGTACCGATATTACCGGACCTCGTTGAAGGGCCTGGCAGCCCAGCTCCAGTCCGCCGGGGTTAGGAGGTTTGGCAGCGGCTCCCCGCGGAACAGGGCCGTGTTTCTGGCGTTCGGCCTCGGCGTGGGGCTCATCGAGCAACAGCTTGAAGATGACAGAAACAGTGCGGCCACATGTGACGAGATCCAG GCGGTGTTCAGGAAGAAAAGATTCCAGAGCCCATTCAAGCCATTCACCTCTGGATATAAACTGGAGGATTACATTATTGGGAATCAGATTGGGAAAGGCTCCAACGCTGCTGTGTACGAGGCTGCAGCTCGGTTTGCACCTCAGAAGGAGAGTAACAGCAAGTGTTCCCTGGTTCAGCtgggagaagatgaagaggaagaggaaggggagacGGCTCGATCTCTGACATGCTGCTCGCTGTTCCCTATGGCTATCAAGATGATGTGGAACTTTGGG ACAGGGTCGTCAAGTGAGGCGATATTAAAATCCATGTCACAGGAGCTGGTGCCTGCAGGCCCCTTGGCCTTAAagcaggagaaagaggaaatcACTCTGGATGG ACATTTTGGAGTCCTTTCCAAAAGAGTGCCAGCACACCCTAATGTGATCAGAGTGGACCGGGCTTTCACAGCCGACGTCCCGTTGCTACCAGGGGCCCAAGAAGAGTATCCAGACATGCTGCCGGCCAGGCTTAACCCTTCTGGTTTGGGCAACAATCGCACTCTCTTCCTCGTCATGAAGAA CTACCCCTTGACACTGCGACAGTACCTGGAAGTGTCCACACCAGGCCGCAGGCAGGGCTCACTGATGGTGCTGCAGCTCCTCGAGGGGGTCGACCACCTGTGCAGACAGGGTGTAGCTCACAGGGATCTCAAATCAGACAACGTGCTCTTGGAGTTTGACTCAG ATGGATGCCCTCGTTTGGTGATTACTGACTTTGGCTGCTGCCTGGCCCAGAGTGACGCTAATCTACAGCTCCCATTCAACAGCATGTGGGTCAACAGAGGAGGGAATGCCTCCCTAATGGCCCCTGAG GTGGCCACTGCAGTTCCAGGGTGCGGTGTGGTGATTGACTACAGCAAGGCGGATGCCTGGGCGGTGGGTGCCATCTCCTATGAGATATTCGGCCAGCATAACCCGTTCTATCGAGCAGTGGGACTGGAGAGCAGGAGTTACCAGGAGGAGCAGcttcctcctctgccctccAGTGTTCCAGCTGACATGCAGTTGGTGATCCAATTTCTCCTCAGGAGGAGCCCAAGCAAg CGCCCCAGTGCCCGTGTGGCAGCTAACATGCTACATCTTAGCCTCTGGGGACGAAAGGCCCTGGCCAACCAAGACAGCGTTGGCATGAGGAAGCttgctgattggctgctgtGCCAGTCTGCTGTGGTTCTCCTGAAGGGCTGTAGTGGACCCAATGGTAACTTGGTGGAGGCGGAGCTTCAGAGGAGCTTCCTGTCTAACCTGGACCTGGAGGACCTGCGCACCGCTGTGGGCTTCCTCCTGTATGGCCGAGAGCAGGCCTGCATTCTGTCTGCATAG
- the LOC129100265 gene encoding trypsin I-P1-like — protein sequence MISKNMALLRRSTALLFLAVSVSETFAQRIIGGEEVKPYSIKYQASLQSKFGQHYCGGTLIHPQFVVSAAHCWRPYNQIQVVLSEHNLHKREGFEQVFDVSKIYLKNYNYRTFNNDIMVIKLDRPAQLNANVQPADLPDDNTPLGYHDVCTVSGWGVTNIYSYYLSPVLHSVDVIILPYCYYFYWGMITPNMICAGSPVGGKDSCQGDSGGPLICNGKFMGIVSWGISCANPRYPGVYTNVRNYISWITKIIKKDT from the exons ATGATAAGTAAAAACATGGCTCTGCTGCGAAGATCTACTGCGCTGTTGTTTTTGGCAGTCTCTGTGTCAG AGACATTTGCACAGAGGATCATTGGGGGAGAGGAGGTCAAGCCCTACTCTATCAAATATCAGGCATCCTTGCAGTCCAAGTTTGGACAACACTACTGTGGAGGAACCTTAATACACCCACAGTTTGTGGTGTCTGCTGCCCACTGCTGGAGACC GTACAATCAGATACAGGTGGTGCTAAGTGAACACAACCTGCACAAGCGAGAAGGATTTGAACAGGTCTTTGATgtctcaaaaatatatttaaagaactATAACTACAGGACATTCAACAACGACATCATGGTCATCAAG CTGGATAGACCAGCACAGCTGAATGCCAATGTCCAGCCAGCTGATCTGCCAGATGATAACACTCCTCTAGGTTACCATGACGTCTGTACAGTGAGCGGCTGGGGTGTGACAAATATTTATAGTTACTACCTCTCTCCTGTGCTACATTCTGTGGACGTGATAATATTACCTTACTGCTACTATTTCTACTGGGGGATGATCACTCCAAACATGATTTGTGCTGGATCTCCAGTGGGCGGCAAAGATTCCTGCCAG GGTGACTCTGGTGGTCCCCTTATTTGCAATGGCAAATTCATGGGCATTGTCTCCTGGGGTATCAGCTGCGCAAACCCAAGATACCCTGGAGTCTACACCAATGTGAGGAACTACATCAGTTGGATCACGAAGATTATCAAAAAGGACACATAA
- the zmp:0000001088 gene encoding trypsin-3 has translation MDLSSLVICILLEVLAVNCQDVPQERIVGGYAPVPHSIKYIVSIQTTQRQHLCGGSLINKYWIITAAHCNIGVNNMMIVAGDYSLTINEGTEQEMLPQLLFPHPEYNDTTTDNDIMLIKLRAPVHLNSYISIALLPRQNASVAVGRMCRVSGWGYTSASGGQIPATLLTVLLPIVSTEQCNSSKSFNGSITDNMLCAGYSTGGKDACQGDSGGPLVCEGRVYGLVSWGIGCADAQFPGVYTAVSKFRRWIDNTIFSYYSRCNKD, from the exons ATGGACCTGTCATCTTTAGTAATTTGTATACTGTTAGAAGTTCTGGCTGTAAACT GTCAAGACGTGCCACAGGAACGTATAGTGGGAGGATATGCACCAGTTCCACATTCAATCAAGTACATTGTGTCGATACAGACAACACAGCGTCAGCACTTATGTGGGGGCTCCTTGATAAATAAGTACTGGATAATCACAGCAGCACACTGTAACATTGG AGTTAACAATATGATGATAGTAGCAGGTGACTACTCTCTAACCATCAATGAGGGCACGGAGCAAGAAATGCTTCCTCAACTTTTGTTTCCCCACCCTGAGTACAACGACACCACCACCGACAATGACATCATGCTTATAAAG CTGAGGGCCCCGGTCCATCTGAACAGCTACATTTCCATCGCTTTGCTGCCCCGGCAGAACGCCTCCGTAGCAGTGGGCAGAATGTGTCGAGTGTCAGGATGGGGGTACACCAGCGCCAGTGGAGGCCAGATCCCTGCCACCCTCCTCACTGTCCTGCTGCCCATCGTGTCCACAGAACAGTGCAACAGCAGCAAGTCCTTCAATGGAAGCATCACGGATAACATGCTCTGTGCCGGTTACAGTACTGGTGGAAAGGATGCATGTCAG GGGGACTCTGGGGGTCCACTTGTATGTGAGGGCCGGGTCTATGGCTTGGTGTCCTGGGGGATAGGATGTGCTGATGCCCAGTTTCCTGGAGTCTACACTGCTGTATCCAAGTTCCGCAGGTGGATAGACAACACCATATTTAGCTACTACAGTAGGTGTAACAAGGACTAA